A genomic region of Sulfobacillus acidophilus DSM 10332 contains the following coding sequences:
- a CDS encoding Carbon-monoxide dehydrogenase (acceptor) (PFAM: 2Fe-2S iron-sulfur cluster binding domain; [2Fe-2S] binding domain~COGs: COG2080 Aerobic-type carbon monoxide dehydrogenase small subunit CoxS/CutS homologs~InterPro IPR001041:IPR002888~KEGG: atm:ANT_05700 carbon monoxide dehydrogenase small chain~PFAM: [2Fe-2S]-binding; Ferredoxin~PRIAM: Carbon-monoxide dehydrogenase (acceptor)~SPTR: Carbon monoxide dehydrogenase small chain), protein MPTITVSVNHTPYTVTVEPRLLLADFLRDTLHLTGTHVGCEQGVCGACTVLFDGEPVRSCLMFAVMADGHDITTVEGLAADGRLHPVQEAFHEEHALQCGFCTPGFLITAVHFLDHHTHPSRDDIREALSGNLCRCTGYQPIVNAVERASRADRPDRP, encoded by the coding sequence TTGCCAACCATCACCGTGTCCGTTAACCACACGCCTTATACGGTGACCGTCGAGCCCCGATTGCTGCTTGCCGATTTTCTGCGCGATACGCTGCACCTGACCGGCACCCACGTGGGATGCGAGCAGGGGGTGTGTGGCGCTTGTACCGTGTTGTTTGACGGCGAGCCGGTACGCAGTTGCCTCATGTTCGCCGTCATGGCCGACGGCCATGACATCACCACCGTGGAAGGGTTGGCCGCCGACGGCCGTCTGCATCCCGTACAAGAAGCCTTTCATGAGGAACATGCGCTCCAATGCGGCTTCTGTACCCCGGGATTTCTCATCACGGCGGTCCACTTTTTGGATCACCATACCCACCCTTCGCGCGATGACATTCGAGAGGCGTTATCCGGTAATCTTTGTCGCTGTACCGGTTATCAACCCATTGTCAACGCGGTTGAACGGGCCAGCCGGGCGGACCGGCCGGATCGTCCATGA
- a CDS encoding Peptide methionine sulfoxide reductase msrB (PFAM: SelR domain~TIGRFAM: methionine-R-sulfoxide reductase~COGs: COG0229 Conserved domain frequently associated with peptide methionine sulfoxide reductase~HAMAP: Peptide methionine sulfoxide reductase msrB~InterPro IPR002579~KEGG: aac:Aaci_2286 methionine-R-sulfoxide reductase~PFAM: Methionine sulphoxide reductase B~PRIAM: Peptide-methionine (R)-S-oxide reductase~SPTR: Peptide methionine sulfoxide reductase MsrB;~TIGRFAM: Methionine sulphoxide reductase B) gives MNNPDQPLKQRLTPLQFAVTQEGATEPPFHNAYWDHHEEGIYVDVVSGKPLFSSRDKFDSGCGWPSFARPLEPEELQYRKDFSHGMVRVEVRSQTADSHLGHVFDDGPPELGGIRYCINSAALRFIPNDRLEAEGYGAYRRLFEED, from the coding sequence ATGAATAACCCGGATCAACCGTTGAAGCAGCGGTTAACCCCTCTGCAGTTTGCCGTGACGCAAGAAGGGGCCACGGAACCGCCCTTTCATAATGCCTACTGGGATCATCATGAGGAGGGCATCTATGTCGACGTGGTGTCGGGTAAGCCGCTCTTTTCTTCCCGGGATAAATTTGACAGCGGCTGCGGATGGCCGAGCTTTGCTCGACCGTTGGAACCGGAGGAACTGCAATACCGCAAGGATTTCAGCCACGGCATGGTTCGGGTGGAAGTCCGCAGTCAAACGGCAGATTCCCATCTAGGTCATGTATTTGATGACGGGCCGCCCGAACTGGGCGGGATTCGTTACTGTATCAATTCGGCGGCCCTGCGGTTTATTCCCAATGACCGCTTGGAAGCCGAAGGTTATGGGGCTTATCGCCGGCTTTTTGAAGAGGATTAG
- a CDS encoding transcriptional regulator, GntR family (PFAM: Bacterial regulatory proteins, gntR family; FCD domain~COGs: COG1802 Transcriptional regulators~InterPro IPR000524:IPR011711~KEGG: bid:Bind_2208 GntR family transcriptional regulator~PFAM: GntR, C-terminal; HTH transcriptional regulator, GntR~SMART: HTH transcriptional regulator, GntR~SPTR: Transcriptional regulator, GntR family) gives MDLPSFETKKDFIARKLREKILAGEYAPGHRLKTRQLAEEFGTSEIPVREAINQLASTGLVTIIPHVGAMASPISSHDLEEIFQIRTALESLATKLAAPRLSSADFDELERLNHALKDAVDAGAEPDTLNRLNRAFHMRIYQVSENHRLIHMIEELWNHAGRYPAPLTGRNDATYQSVREHQEILAALKAGDATRAAELTIAHKDRSMIRILEQVRRIERGDQP, from the coding sequence ATGGATTTGCCGTCATTTGAAACCAAGAAGGATTTCATCGCCCGCAAGTTGCGCGAAAAAATCCTGGCCGGCGAATATGCTCCGGGCCATCGCCTAAAGACCCGTCAACTCGCCGAAGAATTCGGAACCAGTGAAATTCCCGTCCGTGAAGCCATTAACCAATTGGCGTCGACCGGACTTGTGACCATCATTCCCCATGTCGGGGCCATGGCCAGTCCCATTTCGTCGCATGATCTGGAAGAGATCTTTCAAATTCGCACGGCGCTGGAAAGTCTCGCCACCAAATTAGCCGCCCCTCGCCTCTCCTCGGCCGACTTTGACGAGTTGGAACGGTTAAACCACGCATTGAAAGACGCCGTGGATGCCGGAGCCGAACCCGACACGTTAAACCGGCTCAATCGGGCATTTCATATGCGCATCTATCAAGTTTCGGAGAATCATCGCCTCATTCACATGATTGAAGAGTTATGGAATCATGCAGGCCGCTATCCGGCACCCTTAACCGGACGAAACGACGCCACCTACCAATCCGTGCGTGAACACCAAGAAATTTTGGCCGCGTTAAAGGCGGGAGACGCCACGCGGGCCGCCGAATTGACCATTGCCCATAAAGATCGCTCGATGATCCGCATTTTGGAACAGGTGCGCCGAATCGAACGGGGAGACCAGCCGTAA
- a CDS encoding Prolyl oligopeptidase (PFAM: Prolyl oligopeptidase, N-terminal beta-propeller domain; Prolyl oligopeptidase family~COGs: COG1505 Serine protease of the peptidase family S9A~InterPro IPR004106:IPR001375~KEGG: sti:Sthe_2440 prolyl oligopeptidase~PRIAM: Prolyl oligopeptidase~SPTR: Prolyl oligopeptidase): MKPPAAPRENTVEIWHGVLVPDPFRWLEDKTNPQSQAWISAMTAWSHASLAALDEREPFRRRLAALREMSERTLPVGIDAVWLFTERTPADQQARLMARIQSALTLIEDPNRFGPDDPHHIDWATVSADGRWIFYGMSRHGDEWSTLYAYDTKIRTVQAETIPRARFASVGAPPGGNGFYYTAYPPHSVHGKTVYWHRWGTAAEDDLIIFQPDNPLASPRVLLSPDGRRLVIQIAYGWTRDVVWMRSEGQPDARWECLWDRGESRCQPFWGPDGRLWALTTDEAGSGSVLRYDGHRWTPVIEEIARQPILHAVVTRQWLYLHRLVDARSQLERRDPETGRLLDATMMAEGTHIRGMEAVGSTLYYEVTGFFLPPRIERWHDSDRQATLWHAPRSPIASMKVTRTEATSSDGTSIPVIVAHPADWQPGSGPRPLVLNGYGGFNVAHLPSYSPTIEAWVEKGGLYALAVIRGGGEFGDAWHRDGMRSHKQKGFDDFYHAANHLIQARFTTARQLGVLGRSNGGLLAGAFLTQHPDTARAVVMGVPLLDMIHFPRFLIGGLWTTEYGSPDIPEEFQWLYAYSPYHRVQDHTPYPAVLLFTSEEDGRVDPVHAFKMAARLIEATASDQPVFLRLAPKTGHGAGKSLNVWLDEESDIWAFFAHYLGNA; encoded by the coding sequence ATGAAGCCGCCGGCCGCCCCTCGGGAAAACACCGTCGAAATCTGGCACGGCGTTTTGGTGCCGGATCCTTTTCGCTGGCTGGAAGATAAAACGAACCCCCAAAGCCAGGCCTGGATTTCTGCCATGACGGCTTGGTCGCATGCCTCATTGGCAGCCCTAGACGAGCGAGAGCCTTTTCGTCGGCGGCTAGCCGCTTTACGGGAGATGTCCGAACGGACTTTGCCGGTGGGAATCGATGCGGTGTGGCTATTCACCGAACGAACCCCCGCCGATCAGCAAGCCCGCTTAATGGCCCGGATCCAGTCCGCCTTGACTCTGATCGAAGATCCCAACCGGTTTGGCCCGGATGACCCCCACCACATTGATTGGGCCACGGTATCCGCCGATGGCCGGTGGATTTTTTACGGCATGTCTCGCCACGGAGACGAATGGTCGACGCTCTACGCTTATGATACCAAGATCCGCACGGTACAGGCGGAGACCATTCCCCGGGCACGCTTTGCTTCAGTCGGAGCGCCCCCCGGCGGCAACGGTTTTTACTACACGGCTTATCCACCGCATTCCGTGCACGGCAAAACCGTCTATTGGCATCGCTGGGGCACGGCGGCAGAAGACGATCTGATCATTTTTCAGCCGGATAACCCGTTGGCATCTCCCCGCGTCTTGTTGTCCCCGGACGGTCGGAGGCTGGTGATTCAGATCGCTTATGGCTGGACGCGAGATGTGGTGTGGATGCGGAGTGAGGGACAACCCGACGCCCGCTGGGAATGCCTATGGGACCGGGGAGAATCCCGCTGTCAGCCGTTTTGGGGGCCGGACGGCAGGCTTTGGGCACTGACTACCGACGAGGCCGGTAGCGGATCCGTCCTACGCTATGATGGTCACCGATGGACCCCCGTCATCGAAGAGATAGCCCGCCAGCCCATCTTGCATGCAGTGGTCACACGACAGTGGCTGTACCTTCACCGTCTTGTCGACGCGCGGTCGCAGTTGGAACGACGAGACCCCGAAACCGGCCGTTTGTTGGATGCGACGATGATGGCGGAAGGTACCCATATCCGTGGAATGGAAGCCGTCGGCTCCACTCTGTATTATGAAGTGACCGGATTTTTCTTGCCGCCCCGCATTGAACGGTGGCACGACAGCGATCGTCAGGCAACCCTCTGGCACGCCCCCCGTAGCCCAATCGCCTCAATGAAAGTGACCCGGACGGAAGCCACCTCGTCCGACGGGACGTCGATTCCTGTCATTGTGGCCCACCCGGCCGACTGGCAACCCGGTTCGGGCCCCCGACCGCTCGTGCTGAACGGATACGGCGGATTTAACGTGGCGCATTTGCCCTCTTATTCCCCGACCATTGAGGCGTGGGTGGAAAAAGGAGGACTCTATGCGCTGGCCGTGATCCGAGGCGGAGGCGAATTTGGGGACGCGTGGCATCGTGACGGCATGCGGTCGCATAAACAAAAGGGCTTCGACGACTTCTATCACGCCGCCAATCACCTGATTCAGGCCCGATTCACCACCGCCCGCCAATTAGGCGTCCTGGGCCGCAGTAACGGCGGGCTCTTGGCCGGTGCTTTCCTGACCCAACATCCCGACACCGCCCGAGCCGTAGTGATGGGCGTGCCTTTATTGGATATGATCCATTTTCCCCGGTTTTTGATTGGAGGGCTCTGGACCACCGAATACGGTTCACCGGATATCCCCGAGGAGTTTCAATGGCTCTACGCCTATTCGCCCTATCATCGCGTACAAGATCACACGCCCTATCCCGCGGTCCTCCTGTTCACCTCGGAAGAAGACGGTCGGGTCGATCCCGTACATGCCTTCAAAATGGCCGCCCGCTTAATCGAAGCCACCGCATCGGACCAGCCGGTCTTTCTTCGCCTGGCGCCCAAAACCGGCCATGGCGCAGGCAAAAGCCTCAACGTTTGGCTCGACGAAGAGTCCGACATCTGGGCCTTTTTCGCCCACTACTTAGGAAACGCCTAA
- a CDS encoding Carbon-monoxide dehydrogenase (acceptor) (PFAM: FAD binding domain in molybdopterin dehydrogenase; CO dehydrogenase flavoprotein C-terminal domain~COGs: COG1319 Aerobic-type carbon monoxide dehydrogenase middle subunit CoxM/CutM homologs~InterPro IPR002346:IPR005107~KEGG: tmr:Tmar_1480 molybdopterin dehydrogenase FAD-binding protein~PFAM: Molybdopterin dehydrogenase, FAD-binding; CO dehydrogenase flavoprotein, C-terminal~PRIAM: Carbon-monoxide dehydrogenase (acceptor)~SPTR: Molybdopterin dehydrogenase FAD-binding protein) → MKPAPFTYIPAFTVEDAVAALTQNPDAKILAGGQSLIPMMNMRLAHPEALIDINPIQSLDGIALEGNELSIGALTRHRALETNPLIRQYCPLVAVAEAHVAHGAIRTRGTIGGSLSHADPAAELPLVFRLLDGRAEVMSPDGPRTVEAADFFMTFFMTALGPTDLLTTVRLPVLQPGEGYGFQEFSPRQGDFGLALAAVTLKLDENRHIQAVRLALGGVADVPLRLTEWERQLAGQPWHPATIREACQAISAWIEPPDDIHASAAYRTHLAMTLTERALYDAYRRITTPSEGDA, encoded by the coding sequence ATGAAGCCCGCGCCATTTACCTATATTCCCGCCTTTACGGTCGAGGATGCGGTGGCCGCGCTGACCCAAAATCCCGATGCGAAAATTCTTGCCGGCGGTCAAAGTCTGATTCCGATGATGAATATGCGGCTCGCCCACCCCGAGGCCCTCATAGACATTAACCCTATCCAAAGTCTCGACGGGATCGCGTTGGAGGGAAACGAACTGTCCATCGGTGCCCTAACCCGCCACCGCGCATTGGAGACCAACCCGCTCATCCGGCAATATTGCCCTCTGGTGGCGGTGGCCGAGGCCCATGTTGCCCACGGCGCGATTCGCACACGAGGCACGATTGGGGGTAGCTTAAGCCATGCCGATCCGGCTGCCGAATTACCGCTCGTCTTTCGCTTGTTGGACGGTCGAGCCGAAGTGATGTCGCCGGACGGGCCTCGCACGGTAGAGGCGGCGGACTTCTTTATGACCTTTTTTATGACGGCACTAGGCCCCACCGATCTTTTGACGACCGTCCGCTTGCCGGTGTTGCAGCCCGGCGAGGGATACGGTTTTCAGGAGTTTTCTCCCCGGCAGGGTGATTTTGGATTGGCTCTCGCGGCCGTAACCCTGAAACTGGACGAAAACCGGCACATCCAAGCCGTACGGCTGGCTCTGGGCGGCGTGGCCGATGTTCCCCTGCGGCTAACCGAGTGGGAACGCCAATTAGCGGGCCAACCTTGGCATCCGGCGACCATTCGGGAGGCTTGTCAAGCCATTAGCGCTTGGATTGAGCCGCCTGACGATATCCACGCCAGTGCCGCCTACCGCACCCATCTGGCCATGACGTTGACCGAACGGGCCCTTTATGACGCCTACCGGCGGATTACGACCCCATCCGAAGGAGATGCTTAA
- a CDS encoding Carbon-monoxide dehydrogenase (acceptor) (PFAM: Molybdopterin-binding domain of aldehyde dehydrogenase; Aldehyde oxidase and xanthine dehydrogenase, a/b hammerhead domain~COGs: COG1529 Aerobic-type carbon monoxide dehydrogenase large subunit CoxL/CutL homologs~InterPro IPR000674:IPR008274~KEGG: tmr:Tmar_1478 xanthine dehydrogenase, molybdenum binding subunit apoprotein~PFAM: Aldehyde oxidase/xanthine dehydrogenase, molybdopterin binding; Aldehyde oxidase/xanthine dehydrogenase, a/b hammerhead~PRIAM: Carbon-monoxide dehydrogenase (acceptor)~SPTR: Xanthine dehydrogenase, molybdenum binding subunit apoprotein), protein MPTERSTSWVGTRVPRLEDRPLITGQGRYVSDIHFDGELTAVFVRSTHAHARIRNVDLSRAKTMPGVQAIYTGRSLPALARELPDGHRISPRGLTPDEVFYVGEPLAVILADSRYTGEDAAEAVHVGYEPLPVVAHIDDAVNGPTVLHPTVAQNLYDPIHYEKGDGSRALQQADVVIEERLEIGRVSAQPMEPRGVVAHWDANQQTLTVYHSTQSVHRAQERIAQFVGLPLHQVRVIAPDVGGGFGVKNGAYPEEAVVSYLAYLLQRPIRWIGDRFEEFLSTYQEREQIHDVQLGVTHTGEIVALVDTFYQDNGAYPAGGPLVTNTTARNLIGPYRIPHFAIDGHTVLTNKVPQAPYRGAGRPQGHYVIERMLDRAADKLGIDRAEIRLRNLLTPADLPYDTGLPQVVYDSGDYRGGFEKLLAFLNYPALRETAADGQRIGIGLANYVEISGGFAFEGARIRLTTAGRIEILTGAATQGQGHRTALAQIAADRLQVPLESIRVIEGDTGEIAKGIGTFGSRTMIFAGNATRIATDDFIQQAKKAVAEKLEAHAADIHLGPQGFFVGGVPGLTVSWTELATWLVSRQKPLPEAEHYFSSNTPTFGYGAHALVVQVDPATYQVSIRQYVILHDGGVIINPLLADGQVIGAAVQGLGSALWEEMIYGDDGQPLTTTFLDYHLPGAVESPDITILHENYPAPSNPLGFKGVGEAGIIPSQTLVLSAVEDAFRDLGLALNRAPVTPRRLFEAVSRAQEVMS, encoded by the coding sequence ATGCCGACGGAACGTTCCACGTCTTGGGTGGGCACTCGGGTACCCCGGCTAGAGGATCGTCCCCTTATTACCGGACAAGGCCGCTATGTCAGCGATATCCATTTTGATGGGGAATTGACCGCGGTGTTTGTGCGATCCACCCACGCCCACGCCAGAATCCGGAACGTCGACCTGTCCCGGGCAAAAACCATGCCCGGCGTTCAGGCTATTTATACCGGACGAAGTTTGCCGGCCCTTGCGCGTGAATTGCCGGACGGCCACCGGATTTCCCCGCGCGGCCTCACCCCTGACGAAGTGTTTTACGTCGGAGAACCGCTGGCCGTCATCCTCGCCGATAGCCGTTATACCGGTGAGGACGCCGCGGAAGCTGTCCATGTGGGGTATGAGCCGCTCCCGGTTGTCGCCCATATTGACGACGCCGTCAATGGCCCGACGGTACTCCATCCCACGGTAGCCCAAAACCTGTATGACCCGATTCATTATGAAAAAGGCGACGGATCCCGAGCTTTGCAACAAGCGGACGTGGTGATTGAAGAACGACTGGAAATCGGCCGGGTCAGCGCGCAACCCATGGAACCCCGGGGGGTTGTCGCCCACTGGGATGCCAACCAACAAACCCTGACCGTCTACCATTCGACCCAATCCGTCCATCGCGCCCAAGAACGGATCGCGCAATTTGTCGGCCTCCCCCTCCATCAAGTTCGGGTCATCGCTCCGGATGTCGGCGGCGGGTTTGGGGTCAAAAACGGCGCGTATCCGGAAGAAGCCGTCGTGTCTTATTTGGCGTATCTGCTTCAGCGACCGATTCGCTGGATTGGCGATCGATTTGAAGAGTTTTTAAGTACCTATCAAGAGCGGGAACAGATCCACGATGTCCAGTTGGGCGTAACCCACACAGGGGAAATCGTCGCCTTGGTTGATACGTTTTACCAAGACAACGGGGCGTACCCGGCCGGCGGACCGTTGGTCACCAATACCACCGCCCGTAACCTGATCGGCCCCTATCGTATTCCCCATTTCGCCATTGACGGGCATACCGTATTGACCAACAAAGTCCCCCAAGCGCCCTACCGAGGAGCCGGTCGGCCTCAAGGCCATTACGTGATTGAACGCATGCTGGATCGGGCGGCCGACAAGCTGGGAATCGACCGGGCGGAAATACGCCTGAGAAATCTATTAACGCCGGCGGATTTACCCTATGACACCGGACTCCCGCAAGTGGTCTACGATTCCGGCGATTACCGCGGCGGTTTTGAGAAACTCTTGGCATTCCTCAACTATCCCGCCTTACGGGAAACGGCGGCAGACGGTCAACGCATCGGGATCGGCTTGGCCAATTATGTGGAAATCTCCGGGGGCTTTGCCTTTGAAGGCGCTCGTATACGGCTAACCACGGCCGGTCGCATTGAAATCCTGACCGGGGCGGCGACCCAAGGTCAAGGGCACCGTACCGCATTGGCCCAAATTGCCGCCGATCGGCTGCAGGTGCCGCTAGAATCGATCCGCGTCATCGAAGGCGATACCGGCGAGATTGCCAAGGGGATCGGAACTTTCGGCAGCCGCACCATGATTTTCGCCGGCAACGCCACCCGAATCGCGACTGACGACTTCATCCAACAAGCCAAAAAAGCCGTCGCCGAGAAGCTCGAAGCGCATGCGGCAGACATTCATCTCGGCCCTCAAGGGTTTTTTGTCGGAGGGGTCCCGGGACTGACCGTTTCATGGACCGAATTGGCCACTTGGCTCGTTTCGCGCCAGAAACCGCTGCCGGAAGCGGAACATTATTTTTCGTCCAATACCCCCACTTTTGGCTATGGGGCCCATGCGCTGGTCGTCCAGGTTGATCCGGCCACGTATCAGGTATCGATCCGGCAATATGTCATCTTGCATGACGGGGGGGTCATCATCAATCCCTTATTGGCCGACGGCCAGGTTATCGGCGCGGCCGTGCAAGGGCTCGGCAGCGCTTTATGGGAAGAAATGATTTACGGCGACGACGGCCAACCCTTGACGACGACTTTTTTGGACTATCATTTGCCCGGTGCCGTGGAGTCCCCCGATATCACCATTTTACATGAGAATTACCCCGCTCCCTCGAATCCTTTAGGGTTCAAAGGGGTGGGAGAAGCCGGGATTATTCCGTCCCAAACCCTGGTGCTGTCGGCCGTGGAAGACGCCTTTCGGGACCTGGGACTTGCGTTAAATCGGGCGCCGGTCACGCCCCGTCGTTTATTCGAAGCCGTTTCCCGTGCCCAGGAGGTGATGTCATGA